One window of the Salvelinus fontinalis isolate EN_2023a chromosome 2, ASM2944872v1, whole genome shotgun sequence genome contains the following:
- the LOC129828459 gene encoding coiled-coil domain-containing protein 103-like: MGDSPEVINFSALERELQSAVEADKKYQRENDAKFRALHQKVGTYEEFRDIVLASNLKPLDRKDKTGAPRKQPWNALASTDKGQNQTSCDEIGLKPPLSEFQPRTASEFSRDWRRFGSENPEDKYNLLLSLGGEGLQNIFRAEVGFGLLGEFLVFLSSGLQPGDEATVIGVLEGLSKTPRFGLNMCLLSRAEREACGELFQNLRKASAAGNSSVKGSKGDVIVHGSNVEEVKETQDAEPETLFPGQTSEAAGRSSDTETLNGIMQLYGVQTVSPPQ, from the exons ATGGGTGACTCTCCTGAGGTTATAAACTTCTCAGCGCTGGAGCGGGAGTTGCAGTCTGCTGTTGAAGCGGACAAGAAATATCAAAGAGAAAATGATGCAAAGTTTCGGGCTCTACACCAGAAGGTCGGAACTTACGAGGAGTTTAG GGACATAGTCCTGGCATCCAACCTGAAACCACTGGACAGGAAGGATAAAACCGGAGCTCCCCGCAAACAGCCCTGGAATGCTCTCGCCTCCACTGACAAAGGGCAGAACCAGACTAGCTGTGATGAAATCGGCCTAAAG CCTCCGTTGTCCGAGTTCCAGCCCAGGACAGCATCAGAGTTCAGCCGGGACTGGCGCAGGTTCGGCAGTGAAAACCCAGAAGATAAATACAACCTCCTGCTCTCCCTAGGGGGAGAGGGCCTTCAGAACATCTTCAGGGCTGAGGTGGGGTTCGGACTACTGGGGGAATTTCTTGTGTTCCTTTCCAGTGGTCTCCAGCCTGGGGATGAGGCCACGGTGATAGGGGTCCTGGAGGGGCTGTCCAAGACCCCCAGGTTTGGCCTCAATATGTGCCTCCTGAGCCGGGCTGAGAGGGAGGCATGTGGAGAGCTGTTTCAGAACCTGAGGAAAGCATCAGCAGCAGGGAATAGCAGTGTCAAAGGATCCAAAGGGGATGTCATTGTCCATGGAAGTAATGTGGAAGAGGTTAAAGAGACACAAGATGCTGAGCCAGAGACTCTGTTTCCAGGACAGACCAGTGAGGCTGCCGGAAGAAGCAGTGATACTGAAACTTTAAATGGTATAATGCAGTTGTATGGGGTGCAAAcggtctctcctcctcagtaa
- the LOC129828437 gene encoding Ig-like V-type domain-containing protein FAM187A yields MMKPLKHMSLLLLLLQTLSFSLLSTYEAPEDKEDIFASRACPAFLVFDNAAYLVDMTIELPCHCKPEEAHSVVWYYQKKLGSPDTRALTDFQGTSVVDSSKVGRGGDLRSRFSIRLFSLLIFRAQKEDSGHYLCGTTKGDFFYGYDVDVQEAHRVSFPWSRAQRRGRAAAMAARAASRSNQDLPLYQVFTSFWPWSVCDRCGVRGEQTRVGLCYVKSNYLHVRYRWTSQTVASCGSSAVPQRFGLTQTNHQGAELGVRSCQVPCPPKSIPQPEQQALLEFLGDNNQAAQGVPVYYHNHPVDTPLILSCPGAKPQHAVAWDQGSRPLYRSQYMEGLNVTFRLFIDTGHHLHFSPATQDDRGSYYCWIQGKRAAEIRLGVYYRLGHKRLLSDPESLYALRIILLCYGGMTGVFVLIVLLKYTWRTVRPKVAKY; encoded by the coding sequence ATGATGAAGCCTTTAAAACACATGTCCCTGTTGCTACTCCTCCTCCagaccctctctttctccctactgTCTACCTATGAGGCCCCTGAAGACAAGGAGGACATTTTTGCCAGTAGGGCCTGTCCTGCCTTCCTTGTGTTTGACAATGCTGCCTATTTAGTTGACATGACCATAGAGCTGCCCTGTCACTGTAAGCCTGAGGAGGCCCACTCTGTGGTGTGGTACTACCAGAAAAAGCTGGGCAGCCCAGACACCAGGGCCCTCACTGACTTCCAGGGCACCTCTGTGGTGGACTCATCCAAAGTGGGCCGGGGAGGGGACCTCCGGAGCAGGTTCTCCATCCGCCTCTTCAGCCTGCTCATCTTTAGGGCCCAGAAGGAAGACTCGGGCCACTACCTCTGTGGGACGACCAAGGGGGACTTCTTCTATGGTTATGACGTGGACGTCCAAGAGGCTCACAGGGTGTCCTTTCCCTGGAGTCGTGCCCAGAGACGGGGGAGAGCAGCAGCAATGGCGGCTAGGGCGGCTTCGAGATCCAACCAGGATCTTCCACTCTACCAGGTGTTCACCAGCTTCTGGCCGTGGTCCGTGTGTGACCGCTGTGGCGTCCGGGGTGAGCAGACTCGCGTAGGGCTCTGCTACGTGAAGAGCAACTACCTCCACGTGCGCTACAGGTGGACATCTCAGACGGTGGCCTCTTGCGGCTCCTCCGCTGTACCCCAACGCTTTGGCCTCACCCAGACCAACCACCAGGGGGCAGAGCTGGGGGTGCGGAGCTGCCAGGTCCCCTGCCCCCCCAAGTCCATCCCCCAGCCAGAACAACAGGCCCTGCTGGAGTTCCTGGGCGACAACAACCAAGCAGCTCAAGGAGTCCCTgtctactaccacaaccacccaGTGGACACCCCACTCATCCTCTCCTGCCCTGGAGCCAAACCTCAGCACGCGGTAGCCTGGGACCAAGGCTCTAGGCCTCTGTATCGCTCCCAGTACATGGAGGGTCTGAACGTGACCTTCCGTCTGTTCATAGACACAGGCCACCACTTGCACTTCAGCCCAGCAACACAGGACGACAGAGGGTCCTACTACTGCTGGATCCAGGGGAAGAGGGCTGCTGAGATCAGGCTGGGGGTTTACTACCGTCTGGGCCACAAGCGTCTGCTCTCTGACCCTGAGTCTCTCTATGCCCTGAGGATTATTCTCCTCTGCTACGGGGGGATGACTGGGGTATTTGTTTTGATAGTGCTGTTGAAGTATACTTGGCGCACAGTGAGACCAAAAGTAGCCAAATACTAG